A genomic window from Tachyglossus aculeatus isolate mTacAcu1 chromosome 9, mTacAcu1.pri, whole genome shotgun sequence includes:
- the CENPA gene encoding histone H3-like centromeric protein A isoform X1 has protein sequence MRSGRRKPESPRRSPRIPPGSPGPAPRNLPEERGRRPRRRPTPSPRRRRYRPGKQVLKEIRRLQKSTNLLIRKTPFARLVREVCLSYTRGVDFRWQSQALLALQEAAEAFLVHLFEDSYLCSLHARRVTLFPRDIQLARRIRGIQEGLG, from the exons ATGAGGTCCGGCCGCCGGAAGCCCGAGAGCCCGAGGAGAAGCCCCCGGATCCCGCCCGgctcccccggccctgccccccggAATCTGCCCGAAGAAAGGGGac gaAGACCCCGTCGTcgtccaactccctctccccgtcGGCGCCGGTACCGCCCAGGAAAACAGGTCCTTAAGGAAATCCGGCGACTTCAGAAGAGCACGAACCTCCTGATTAGGAAAACTCCTTTTGCTCGACTG GTGCGGGAGGTGTGTCTCAGTTACACCCGAGGGGTGGATTTCCGCTGGCAGTCACAGGCTCTGTTGGCTCtgcaggag GCAGCAGAGGCCTTCCTGGTGCATCTCTTTGAGGACTCCTACCTTTGCTCCCTCCATGCCCGTCGCGTCACTCTCTTCCCAAGGGACATCCAGCTGGCGCGGAGGATCCGGGGCATTCAGGAAGGCCTCGGCTGA
- the CENPA gene encoding histone H3-like centromeric protein A isoform X2, with the protein MRSGRRKPESPRRSPRIPPGSPGPAPRNLPEERGRRPRRRPTPSPRRRRYRPGKQVLKEIRRLQKSTNLLIRKTPFARLAAEAFLVHLFEDSYLCSLHARRVTLFPRDIQLARRIRGIQEGLG; encoded by the exons ATGAGGTCCGGCCGCCGGAAGCCCGAGAGCCCGAGGAGAAGCCCCCGGATCCCGCCCGgctcccccggccctgccccccggAATCTGCCCGAAGAAAGGGGac gaAGACCCCGTCGTcgtccaactccctctccccgtcGGCGCCGGTACCGCCCAGGAAAACAGGTCCTTAAGGAAATCCGGCGACTTCAGAAGAGCACGAACCTCCTGATTAGGAAAACTCCTTTTGCTCGACTG GCAGCAGAGGCCTTCCTGGTGCATCTCTTTGAGGACTCCTACCTTTGCTCCCTCCATGCCCGTCGCGTCACTCTCTTCCCAAGGGACATCCAGCTGGCGCGGAGGATCCGGGGCATTCAGGAAGGCCTCGGCTGA